The segment CTCCAGGTCGGGCTTGGAGGTTTCCATCCAGATGACATCGGCGTAGGGGGCGTAGGCCAGGGCCCGGGCGATCCCCGCCTCAATCCCGTTCCGGACCCGGTAGAAGCCCTCGGGGGTGCGTTCCCCGGGCAGGATGAAGGGCCGATCCCGCTCGTCGATGTCGCTGGTGATGAGGGTGGCGGCCTCGGCATCCGTGCGGGCGATGATCACCGTGGGCACCCCCAGGATGTCCGCCGCCAGCCGGGCGGCCTGCAGGGTGCGGATGTGCTGGGCGGTGGGCACCAGAACCTTGCCCCCCAGGTGGCCGCACTTCTTCTCGGAGGCCAGCTGGTCCTCGTAGTGGATGCCGGCGGCCCCCGCCTCGATCATGGCCTTGGTGAGCTCAAAGACGTTCAGGGCTCCTCCGAAGCCCGCCTCGGCATCGGCCACGATGGGCACGTACCAGTCCCGGGTCACCTTGCCCTCGGAGCGCTCGATCTGGTCGGCGCGCATCAGGGCGTTGTTGATGCGCTTCACGATCTGGGGCACGGAGTTGTAGGGGTAGAGGGACTGGTCGGGGTAGGTCTCGTAGGCCAGGTTGGCGTCGGCGGCCACCTGCCAGCCGGAGAGGTAGATGGCTTCCAGGCCGGCCCGCACCATCTCCACCGCCATGGCCCCGGTGTAGGCCCCGAAGGTGTGCACGTAGGGTCGCTCGTGCAGAAGCTGCCAGAGCTTCTCCGCTCCTCGCTTGGCCAAGGTGTGCTCCACCCTCACGCTGGGGCGAAGCCGGACCACGTCCTCAGGCCGGTAGTCCCGCTTCACTCCCTCCCACCGGGGGTTGGTGGCCCAATCCCGCCGAAGCTCCTCCGCCTCCTGCCGCATCTCTGGGGTCAGCACACTTAAGGGATCCATCCCTCACCTCCCAAGCCCAGTCTGGAGCCAGGAGGGATTACAGTGTAGGGTGTAAGGCAAGGGGCTTAACACCCCTTGCCGGTGTGTTCCTCCCCTAACTACACTGCTTCACTTCACCTGCTGGGCGGCGATGAGGAGGGGGTCCCAGACGGGGCTGTAGGGTGGGGCGTAGGCCAGATCCAGGCTCAGGAGGTCCTCCACCGTGCCCCCCTGGTGCAGGAGGGCGGCCAGGGCGTCAATGCGCAAGGCCCCGTGCCCATGGGCCACCACCGCTCCGCCCAGGAGCCTTCCCGTCCCTTCCTCGTAGACCATCTCCACCCAGAGGGGCTGGCTTCCCGGGTAGTAGTGGGCCCCGTCCCGGCTTTGGATGAAGACCTTCCTGGCCTGGAAGCCCTCCCTTAAGGCCGCTTCCTGGGAAAGCCCGGTGGTGGCCACCGCCAGACCGAAGGCCTTGAAGATGGCGGTGCCCACCACTCCGGAGAAGCGGGCCTCCTTCCCAGCGATAACGCTTCCGGCGGTGCGGCCGTGCTTGTTGGCCACGTCCCCCAGGGGAAGCCAGTAGGGGCGCTTCAGCACCTGGTGGAAGCTTTCCGCCACATCCCCGGCGGCATAGACTCCTTCCAGGTTGGTATGCATCCTCTCATCGGTGGCGATGGCCCCTGTGGGGCCTAGGGCTACCCCCATGGCCTGGGCCAAAGGGGTGTTGGGCTTGATCCCCGTGGCCACCAGCACCAGGTCGGCAGGCACCACGCCTTCCGAGGTCTCCACCGCCTCCACCCGGCCCTGGCCCCTTAGGGCCTTTACCTCCACCCCGGTCCAGACCTCCACCCCGTGCCGCTCCAGCTCCTCCTTAAGGAGGTTCCCCACCTCCTGGTCCCAGTGGGGTAGGGGACGGTCCTTGAGTTCCAGGAGGGTCACCTCCAGGCTCCGTTTGCGGAAGGCCTCGGCCACCTCGAGGCCGATGTACCCGGCCCCCAGGATGGCGGCCCTTTGGGCTCCTTCCAGGGCCTTGAGGAGGCTTTCCCCATCCTCCATGCTCCTTAAGGTGTAAACCCCTTCCTGCTCCGTGCCCGGGATGGGGGGAAGGCTCGGCCTGGCCCCCGTGGCCAAGACCAGGTAGTCGTACCGGTCCTGGAGGGTGCGTCGCTCTCGGTGGTCAAAGATGGTAAGGGTCCTGAGCTCCGGGTCCACGTCCACCACCTCGTGGTGGGTGCGGATCTGGATGCCTTGCTTGTGAAATTCCTCCGGGGTCCGGGCCACCAGCTTTTCCAGACGGGGGATCTCCCCGGAAAGCACGTAGGGCAGGCCGCAGGCCCCATAGGAGACCCAGCCCGATTTCTCGTAGACCACCACCTCGAGGTCCGGGTTTTCCCGCTTGGCCTTGGCGGCGGCAGAGGCCCCCCCCGCCACGCCACCCACAACCACCATGCGCTTGCCCATGGGGGGTATTTTGCCACAGGTAGGGTGGGCAGGATGTCCCGGGGGAAGGGCAGGGGCTACCGCGAGGCCTTAGGTATCTCCTGCCGCACCAACCGGCCGCCTTTGAGGTACAGGATCCGCTCCGCCCGGCTGGCCAACTCCAGGTCGTGGGTGACGAGGATTAAGGTCCGCTCCCGTCCCGCCTCAAAGAGGAGGGAGGCCACCTGCTCCCGGGACTCCGCGTCCAGGTTGCCCGTGGGCTCGTCGGCGAAGAGTACGGGCGGGTTTAGGGCCAGGGCCCGGGCCAGGGCCACCCGTTGTTGTTCCCCGCCGGAAAGGCGGCTGGGCAGGTGGTGGGCCCTTGCCAGAAGCCCTACCCGTTCCAGGAGCCCCAAGGCCCTTTCCTTGCGGGCTTTGGGGGGAAGGCCTGCCAGGAGGAGGGGGAAGGCCACGTTTTCCCAGGCGGTAAGGGTGGGGATCAGGTTCCACTGCTGGAAGACGAAGCCCATGTGCCTGAGGCGCACCTCCGCCCGCGCGTCTTCGGAGAGGCGGTGGAGAGGGGTTTCCTCCATGTAGACCCCGCCCTCCGTGGGCAGGTCAAAGCCCGCCAGGAGGTTTAGCAGGGTGGTTTTGCCGCTGCCCGAGGGACCCACCACCGCGGTGGCCCCGGGGGGAAAGGCGTAGGTGAACCCCTCGAGGGCCACCACTTCCCTATCCCCTTGGCGGTAGCGCTTGGCAAGGTTTTCCGCTCTCAGCATGGACACCCCCTACACCCGCCCCAGGGCTTCCACCACCGGGATACGGCTGGCGTGGTGGGCGGGAAGGAGGCCGGCGAAAAGCCCTAGGCTCAGGGCCACCAAGAGGGAGAACAGGGCAAGCCTAGGGGTGACCGCAGAGAGGGCCAGGCCCACCTGGTCCAGGGTGTAGAGGTTGATGGCGTAGGACACCGCCCCGCCCAGGGCCAGGCCTCCCAGGCCGCCCAGGAGGGCCAGCAAGAGGGCCTCGAGGACCACCAGCCGGAAGATGAAGCCCCGCTTGGCCCCAAGGGCCCGCATCACCCCGAACTCCCGCGTGCGCTCGTACACGGACATCATCACCGTGTTGGCCACCAGAAGCCCCCCCACGATGAGGGCCACCAGGCTGATGCCGAAGCGCACCAGGTCGCTGATGCGCAAGGCCCTTTCCGCAAAGCGCATCACGTCCCCCGTGGTCTGGGCCTTGAGACCGGGGACCGCCTTTTCCAGTTCCCTGGCTACCTCCTCGGCCTTTTGGCCGGGGTTGAGGGCCACCAGGACGGCGCTGTAGTTCTCCGTACCCAGCACCGCCTGCAGGGCGGAGAGCGGCACGAAGATCAGGTTGTCCGCCAGCCCCCCGCTTTCCTCCAGGACGCCTTCCACCTCGAGGGTGACCTTGGGGGAGAGGCGCAGGGGGTTACCCAAGGCCAGCTGGCTCCGCTTGGCCACCTTCCCGCCCACCACCGCCCCCTTTGGGGTGGGTACCAGGCGGCCTTCCTTGGCCTTCACCCCAGGGTAGAGGAGGTCCGGCCCCACCCCTTGGGGCAGGCCCTGGAAGAAGAAGGAGGTCTGGGGGTCAAACCCGCCCCGGCTTAGGAAGAGGGTGGGCACCAAGGCCCTTACCCCTAAGGCCCGGCCCGCTTCCTCCAGGGCTTGGAGCTGCGCAGGGGTGATCTCCGGGTAGGCCCCGAAACCCAGGCCCTCCGTGCCCTCAGGTACCACCTGGATGGCAGGGCCCACCCGGGAAAGCTCTTGGAATAAAGAGCGCCTTAAACCCTCCCCGAAGGAGAGGAAGAGAACCATGCTGCTGGTGGCGATGAGGACTCCAAGGAAGGTGAGGAGGCTCCGCACCGGGCGGGCTAAGAGGTTGCGTAGGACCAGGTGGAAGATCTCCACGAGCCCAAGCTTACCCTTTGGGTACCGCTTGGGTGTGGGGGAGGCCACAGGTGAAGCCACTCCTCCGGGCGCAGTCCGGTGGGGAAGCTGGCAACGGCATACCCCACTTCCCCTGGCCCAAGGAGGCCAAGAGAAGAGGGGCTTCCGCTTGGGGCACTAGAGGAGCCGTTCCACGAAGCGGGTTTCGATCTCTTCGATGAATACCCTAGGGTCCACCTTCTTCCTTTCCGGGTGCTCGTAGTAGGCCTTCTCCGCTTCGGCGAAGTTCTCGTGCCCCACGAACCAGAGGAAATCCCGGTCCGAGAGCCAGTAGGCCCCGAGCACCTCAAAGCCCGTGATGCGGCGCAAAGGGACGATAGCCTCTAGGAACACCTTTTGAAAGGCTTCCCTTGCACCTTCCTTAAGCCGGTAACGGCGCATCTGGACGGTCATGAGTTCAGTCTACCGCCTATAATCAAAAGCATGCGTACGGCGGAGATTCGGGAGAAGTACCTATCTTTTTTTGAGGGCAAAGGGCACCTGCGCCTGCCCTCCTTCAGCCTTATCCCCGAGAACGACCCTTCCCTCCTCTTCACCTCAGCGGGCATGGCCCCCCTAAAGCCCTACTTCCTGGGGGCTAGGCCCATCTTCGGGGGCAAGGAGTGGCGAAGGATCACCACCTGCCAGAAGTGCCTTAGGGTGGGGGATATCGAGAACGTGGGCCGCACGGGGCGGCACAACACCTTCTTTGAGATGCTGGGCAACTTCTCCTTCGGGGACTACTTCAAGAAGGAGGCCATCCTCTGGGCCTGGGAGTTCCTCACCGACCCCAAGTGGCTGGGCTTGGACCCGGAGAGGCTCTGGGTCACGGTCTACGAGGACGACGACGAGGCCTATGCCATCTGGCGGGACCTGGTGGGGGTGCCGGAGGAGCGGATCGGCCGCTTCGGGGAGGACGAGAACTACTGGCCGGGCGGGGCCATCACCCACGGGCCCAACGGGCCCTCGGGCCCTTGCTCGGAGATCTTCTACGACCGGGGGCCCGCCTTCGGCACCCCGGACGAGACCGGGCCCAACACGGGAAGCGGGGACCGGTTCGTGGAGATCTGGAACCTGGTCTTCACCCAGTACGACCGCCAGGGGCCCATCCCCGGTCCCGGCATCCTCAAGCCCCTGCCCCAGAAGAACATCGACACCGGCATGGGGCTTTACCGGGTGGCAGCCATCCTGCAGGATGCGGAGGACTTCTACCGCACGGACACCTTCTACCCGATTATCGAAAGGGTGGCCCTCTATAGCGGTAGGCCCTACGAAGGCAAAGCCTCGGTGAGCCACCGGGTGATCGCCGACCACATCCGGGCGGTGGTGGCGGCCCTTTCCGATGGGGTTACCTTCTCCAACACCGGCCGGGGGTACGTGATCCGCAGGTTGCTTCGCCGGGCTCTCCGCCACGGCTACCTTTTGGGCCTTCAGGAACCCTTCCTCCACCGCCTGGCCCCGGTGGTGGCGGAGCTTCTTGGGGACTTTTACCCGGAGATGCGGGAGAACCTCCCTGCGGTGGAGAGGCAGATCCGCCTCGAGGAGGAGCGCTTTCTGGAGACCCTGGAGGGGGGGCTTAGGCGGCTTGATGCCCTGCTTTCGGACCTTAGGCCCGGGGAGGTGCTTCCGGGGCAGGAGGCCTTCCGCCTCTACGACACCTACGGTTTCCCCCTGGACCTCACGGTGGAGATCGCCGCGGAAAGGGGCTTTGGGGTGGACACCGAGGGCTTCCAAAGGGCCATGGAGGAGCAACAGGAGCGTTCCCGGGCGGCCATGGCCTTTGAGCGGGAGATCTTCAAGAAGAGCGCCCAGGTCCTGGAGGAGCTCTATGCCGAAAGGGGGGCCACGGAGTTCTTGGGCTACGGGACCCTGGAGGCGGAGGGCACCGTCTTGGCCCTTCTGGCGGGGGACCAAAGCCTGGAGGAGGCAGGCCCTGGGACCGAGGTCCAGGTGGTCTTGGACCGGACCCCCTTCTATGCGGAAGGAGGGGGGCAGATCGGGGACTTCGGCCACCTGGAGTGGCCCTCGGGCCGGGCCAGGGTGGAGACCACCCTCAAGACGGAAAAGGGGATCTTCCTGCACCGGGCTAAGGTGGAGGAGGGCAGCTTGCGGGTAGGGGAAAGGGTGCGGGCGGTGGTGGACCCCGCCCGGCGGGACACGGAGCGCCACCACACCGCCACCCACCTCCTGCACGCCGCTTTAAGGGCGGTCTTGGGCCCCCACGTGCGCCAGGCGGGGAGCCTGGTGGCCCCGGACCGCCTGCGCTTCGACTTCACCCACCCCGAGGCCCTCACCCCGGAGGAGCTGGAGCGGATCGAGCTTTTGGTGAACCGCTGGATCCTGGCCGATTTCCCCGTCACCTGGCGCTACCTGCCCCTGGAGGAGGCCAAGCGGGAAGGGGCCATGGCCCTCTTCGGGGAGAAGTACGGGGAGGTGGTGCGGGTGGTGCGGGTGGAGGGAAGCCCCCTGCCTGGGGTGGAGTCCAAGGAGCTTTGCGGGGGTACCCACGTGCGGCGCACGGGAGAGATCGGGGCCTTCCTCATTCAGAAGGAGGAAGCGGTTTCGGCTGGGGTGCGTCGGATTGAGGCGGTGGCCGGGGAGTGGGCCGTGCGCTTCGCCCGCGGGGCTTTGAACCGCATAAGGGCTTTGGCCGAGAGGCTTTCCGTGGGCGAGGCCAACCTGGAGGAGCGGTTGGAGAGGCTCTTGCAGGAGCTCAGGGCCAAGGAGAAGGAGGTGGAAAGCCTCAAGGCCCGCCTGGTGCAGGCGGAGCTTAAGAGGGAGGTCGCCCTCTCGGAGAAGGGGGGCTTGCGCTACGGGGTGCTGGAGCTTTCCGGGGTGGATATGGCCGCCTTGCGCCAGGCGACGGACGACCTGGTGCAGCGGGGAGCGGATGTGGCCCTGGTCCTGAGCGGGGGACAGGCGGTGCTGAAGCTTTCCCCAAAAGCCCAGGAAAGGGGCCTCGAGGCGGGAACCCTCTTCCGGGCCCTCACCGAGCGGGCGGGAGGCCGGGGGGGCGGAAAGGGAGCCCTGGCCCAGGGGGCGGGGCTTTCCCCAGAAAAGGCCCGGGCGGCCCTTCCCGACCTCCTCCCTTGAGGGAGGCCCCTGGCCTCGCCAGGGCGTCTGGCGGGGGACACCCTCCCCCGGTAAAATGAGCCCATGGCCATGTTGCTGAGCTTGGTGGCGGTGGCCCTTTCCTGGGCCCTTTTCGGTCTTACCTTGGGGCGGTACCGGGGGCGCCCTTCCCTTCACAACGCTCTCTACTCCCTGGGCCTCCTTCTCTTTGCCCTGGCGGTTTCCGCCGAGTTTCTGTCCAAGCTTCTGGGTGCCTGGAATCCCTTCCTCTATCGGCTTTGGTACCTCACCGGGGCCATGCACGGGGTCACCTTTTTGGGACTGGGAAGTCTGGCCCTTCTGAACCCTAAGGCGGCCCGGGGGCTTCTTTGGGTGCTCCTGCCCTTTATCCTCTATGGGTTTTATCTGGTGGCCTCAGCGCCTTTGGACTTCTCTCAGCTTCCTGCGCCCTACGCTCCCTCGGGCAAGGCCTTCCCCGAGCCGAGCCTCGCTTCGCCCAGGCTTTGGACCATTCCCTTTAACCTCCTGGGCACGGCGCTGATGGCTGGGGTGGCCCTCTACACCACCCTCCTCTTCTGGCGGAAGAACCCCTTGCGGGCCCAGGGCACGGCCCTCATCTTCCTGGCGGCCCTGGTGTTGGCCTCCACCAGCACCCTAAACCGCTTTGGGGTGGTGGGCCTTGAGGAGGCGGGAAGGGCCGTTGGAGTTGCCCTGCTCTACCTGGGGGTAGTCCTGGCGGACCGCAGCGTGCAGTATGCGTCTGGGCGCGCTTGACGTGGGAGAGGCCAGGATCGGCCTGGCGGTGGGGGAGGAGGGAAGCCCCTTCGCTTTCGGCCGGGGTTATCTGGTGCGGAAGAGCCTAGAGGAGGACGTGGCCGCCCTCCTGGACTTCGTGCGCCGGGAGGGGTTAGGGAAGCTTCTGGTGGGCCTTCCCTTGCGCACCGACCTCAAGGAAAGCGCCCAGGCCCAGAGGGTCCTGCCCCTGGTGGAGGCGCTTAGGGCCAAGGGAGTGGAGGTGGAGCTCCTAGACGAGCGCTACACCACCCAGGCGGCGGCCCGGCGCCTGAAACACGCCCCCAAACGGGTCCGCCGGGAGAAGGGCCGGCTGGACGAAATGAGCGCGGTGATCCTGTTGGAGGGCTACCTTGCGGGAAGGCTCTAGGCGCTGGCTCTGGCGGGGGGTGGTGGCCCTTTTCGTCACCTTCGCCCTTCTGCTCTTCTACGCCCTCTGGCTTTTGGGCCCCACGGGGAAGGAGGCCACGGTGCGCATTCCCCGGGGGGCCACGGGTCAGGAGGTAGCCAGGATCCTGGAGGAGGCCGGGCTTTTGCGCTCTGGTTACCTCTTTTCCGCCTATCTGCGTTTCTCCGGCAGGGCCAAGAGGCTGGTTCCTGGGGTCTATCGCCTAAAGGGGGACGGGGCCTTCCGCCTGGCTAGGGCCCTTACCGGAGGAGAGAAGCCCCTCACGGTCACCCTCACCTTCCCCGAAGGGGAAAGGGCGGTGGACTACGCCAAAAGGCTTTCCCAGGCGGGCCTGGATGGGGAGGGTTTTTTAAGGATTGTCCAGGAGCCTGGTGCCCTGCGCCCCCCGTACGTGGAGGGCAGGTCCCTGGAGGGCTACCTCTTCCCCGCCACCTACACCTTTGACCTCCTGGTTGCCCCCGAGGAGGTGGTGCGGGCCCTCCTGGGCCGCTTTGAGGCCGAGCTCACCCCCCCGGTGAGGCGCCTTTTGGAGGAGCGGGGGCTTTCCGTCCACGCCTGGGTGACCCTGGCCTCCATCGTCCAGGCGGAGGCAGGAAGCCAGAAGGAGATGCCCTACATCGCCGGGGTTTTCCTGAACCGCCTGGAAAGGGGCATGCCCCTCCAGGCCGACCCCACGGTGGCCTACGCCTTGGGCAAGCGCCTGCCTGAGCTTTCCCGCAAGGCGGGGGACTTCGGGGTAGACTCCCCCTACAACACCTACCGCTACGGGGGACTCCCCCCAGGCCCCATCGGCAACCCTGGGCGGGCGGCCCTTTTCGCTGTGCTTCATCCCGTGCGCACCGACCCCAAGGGACGCCCCTACCTTTACTTTTTCCACGCCAAGGGGCAGCTTTTTCTCAACACCTCTTTCGAGGCCCACCTCGAGGACCTCCGCCTGCACCGCTATTCCTCCCCGTGACGCAAAAGCCTGAGCTGGGCGTAGGCGAAGAGGAGGGTGAGGAGGAGGATGACCACGGTGATGGCGGCGGCGTATCCCAGCCGGAAGTTTTCGAACCCCGACTCGTAAAGGTAGTAGCCCAGGACCCGGGTGGCCCCATAGGGCCCGCCCCGGGTGAGGAGGAAGACGGCAGAGTAGGACTGCAGGGAGAGAATGGTGCCCACCACCACCAAAAACGCCACCGCCGGGCGCATGAGGGGAAGGACTACGTAGCGGAAGGCTTCCAAGGGGCCTGCCCCGTCCACATAGGCGGCCTCCAGAAGGGACTTGGGGATGGCCTTAAGCCGGGCCGAGGCCACCAGGACCCCATACCCCAGGTGCCGCCACAGGGTGAAGAGGACCACCATGACCAAAGCCCAAAACCCCTCCCGGTCCCAGGGGGGGATGGGCAGGAACTGGGCCAGGGCCCCGTACTCGGGGGTGAAGAGGGTGTACCAGCTCAGGGTGGCCCCCCCCAGGGTGACGAGCCCGGGCAAGAAGAGAAGGCTTTTGGCAAAGCGCTCGTAGGGTGCCTCTTCCAGGGCCACCGCCAGGGCGATGGAAAGCCCCACGAAAAGGGGCAGGGCCAGGAGCATGAACTTCAAGGTCACCCAGAGGCTTCCCCAGAAGGCGGGATCTTGGAAAAGATCCCGGTAGTTTTTGAGCCCCACCGGCTTGGGTTCGGAAAGTCCCGACCAATCCCAGGTGGAAAAGCGAATCACATCCAAAAAGGGGTAGAGGATGAAGACCCCCAGGGTGAGGAGGGCGGGAAGGGAGAAGAGGAAAAGGGGAAGGCGCTGCACGGGTTACCAGAGGTAAAGAAGGCTCAGTA is part of the Thermus caldilimi genome and harbors:
- the aceA gene encoding isocitrate lyase yields the protein MDPLSVLTPEMRQEAEELRRDWATNPRWEGVKRDYRPEDVVRLRPSVRVEHTLAKRGAEKLWQLLHERPYVHTFGAYTGAMAVEMVRAGLEAIYLSGWQVAADANLAYETYPDQSLYPYNSVPQIVKRINNALMRADQIERSEGKVTRDWYVPIVADAEAGFGGALNVFELTKAMIEAGAAGIHYEDQLASEKKCGHLGGKVLVPTAQHIRTLQAARLAADILGVPTVIIARTDAEAATLITSDIDERDRPFILPGERTPEGFYRVRNGIEAGIARALAYAPYADVIWMETSKPDLEEAKKFAEAVKREFPDKLLAYNLSPSFNWKKFLDDETIAKFNRELGAMGYKFQFITLAGWHTLNYYTWELAKGYKARGMPAFVELQEKEFLAQAQGFTAVKHQREVGAGYFDEVVLALTQGEASTLALKGSTEEAQFNEPVH
- a CDS encoding FAD-dependent oxidoreductase is translated as MGKRMVVVGGVAGGASAAAKAKRENPDLEVVVYEKSGWVSYGACGLPYVLSGEIPRLEKLVARTPEEFHKQGIQIRTHHEVVDVDPELRTLTIFDHRERRTLQDRYDYLVLATGARPSLPPIPGTEQEGVYTLRSMEDGESLLKALEGAQRAAILGAGYIGLEVAEAFRKRSLEVTLLELKDRPLPHWDQEVGNLLKEELERHGVEVWTGVEVKALRGQGRVEAVETSEGVVPADLVLVATGIKPNTPLAQAMGVALGPTGAIATDERMHTNLEGVYAAGDVAESFHQVLKRPYWLPLGDVANKHGRTAGSVIAGKEARFSGVVGTAIFKAFGLAVATTGLSQEAALREGFQARKVFIQSRDGAHYYPGSQPLWVEMVYEEGTGRLLGGAVVAHGHGALRIDALAALLHQGGTVEDLLSLDLAYAPPYSPVWDPLLIAAQQVK
- a CDS encoding ABC transporter ATP-binding protein, which gives rise to MLRAENLAKRYRQGDREVVALEGFTYAFPPGATAVVGPSGSGKTTLLNLLAGFDLPTEGGVYMEETPLHRLSEDARAEVRLRHMGFVFQQWNLIPTLTAWENVAFPLLLAGLPPKARKERALGLLERVGLLARAHHLPSRLSGGEQQRVALARALALNPPVLFADEPTGNLDAESREQVASLLFEAGRERTLILVTHDLELASRAERILYLKGGRLVRQEIPKASR
- a CDS encoding ABC transporter permease — protein: MEIFHLVLRNLLARPVRSLLTFLGVLIATSSMVLFLSFGEGLRRSLFQELSRVGPAIQVVPEGTEGLGFGAYPEITPAQLQALEEAGRALGVRALVPTLFLSRGGFDPQTSFFFQGLPQGVGPDLLYPGVKAKEGRLVPTPKGAVVGGKVAKRSQLALGNPLRLSPKVTLEVEGVLEESGGLADNLIFVPLSALQAVLGTENYSAVLVALNPGQKAEEVARELEKAVPGLKAQTTGDVMRFAERALRISDLVRFGISLVALIVGGLLVANTVMMSVYERTREFGVMRALGAKRGFIFRLVVLEALLLALLGGLGGLALGGAVSYAINLYTLDQVGLALSAVTPRLALFSLLVALSLGLFAGLLPAHHASRIPVVEALGRV
- a CDS encoding NIPSNAP family protein yields the protein MTVQMRRYRLKEGAREAFQKVFLEAIVPLRRITGFEVLGAYWLSDRDFLWFVGHENFAEAEKAYYEHPERKKVDPRVFIEEIETRFVERLL
- the alaS gene encoding alanine--tRNA ligase; translated protein: MRTAEIREKYLSFFEGKGHLRLPSFSLIPENDPSLLFTSAGMAPLKPYFLGARPIFGGKEWRRITTCQKCLRVGDIENVGRTGRHNTFFEMLGNFSFGDYFKKEAILWAWEFLTDPKWLGLDPERLWVTVYEDDDEAYAIWRDLVGVPEERIGRFGEDENYWPGGAITHGPNGPSGPCSEIFYDRGPAFGTPDETGPNTGSGDRFVEIWNLVFTQYDRQGPIPGPGILKPLPQKNIDTGMGLYRVAAILQDAEDFYRTDTFYPIIERVALYSGRPYEGKASVSHRVIADHIRAVVAALSDGVTFSNTGRGYVIRRLLRRALRHGYLLGLQEPFLHRLAPVVAELLGDFYPEMRENLPAVERQIRLEEERFLETLEGGLRRLDALLSDLRPGEVLPGQEAFRLYDTYGFPLDLTVEIAAERGFGVDTEGFQRAMEEQQERSRAAMAFEREIFKKSAQVLEELYAERGATEFLGYGTLEAEGTVLALLAGDQSLEEAGPGTEVQVVLDRTPFYAEGGGQIGDFGHLEWPSGRARVETTLKTEKGIFLHRAKVEEGSLRVGERVRAVVDPARRDTERHHTATHLLHAALRAVLGPHVRQAGSLVAPDRLRFDFTHPEALTPEELERIELLVNRWILADFPVTWRYLPLEEAKREGAMALFGEKYGEVVRVVRVEGSPLPGVESKELCGGTHVRRTGEIGAFLIQKEEAVSAGVRRIEAVAGEWAVRFARGALNRIRALAERLSVGEANLEERLERLLQELRAKEKEVESLKARLVQAELKREVALSEKGGLRYGVLELSGVDMAALRQATDDLVQRGADVALVLSGGQAVLKLSPKAQERGLEAGTLFRALTERAGGRGGGKGALAQGAGLSPEKARAALPDLLP
- the ruvX gene encoding Holliday junction resolvase RuvX; the protein is MRLGALDVGEARIGLAVGEEGSPFAFGRGYLVRKSLEEDVAALLDFVRREGLGKLLVGLPLRTDLKESAQAQRVLPLVEALRAKGVEVELLDERYTTQAAARRLKHAPKRVRREKGRLDEMSAVILLEGYLAGRL
- the mltG gene encoding endolytic transglycosylase MltG, whose translation is MREGSRRWLWRGVVALFVTFALLLFYALWLLGPTGKEATVRIPRGATGQEVARILEEAGLLRSGYLFSAYLRFSGRAKRLVPGVYRLKGDGAFRLARALTGGEKPLTVTLTFPEGERAVDYAKRLSQAGLDGEGFLRIVQEPGALRPPYVEGRSLEGYLFPATYTFDLLVAPEEVVRALLGRFEAELTPPVRRLLEERGLSVHAWVTLASIVQAEAGSQKEMPYIAGVFLNRLERGMPLQADPTVAYALGKRLPELSRKAGDFGVDSPYNTYRYGGLPPGPIGNPGRAALFAVLHPVRTDPKGRPYLYFFHAKGQLFLNTSFEAHLEDLRLHRYSSP
- a CDS encoding carbohydrate ABC transporter permease is translated as MQRLPLFLFSLPALLTLGVFILYPFLDVIRFSTWDWSGLSEPKPVGLKNYRDLFQDPAFWGSLWVTLKFMLLALPLFVGLSIALAVALEEAPYERFAKSLLFLPGLVTLGGATLSWYTLFTPEYGALAQFLPIPPWDREGFWALVMVVLFTLWRHLGYGVLVASARLKAIPKSLLEAAYVDGAGPLEAFRYVVLPLMRPAVAFLVVVGTILSLQSYSAVFLLTRGGPYGATRVLGYYLYESGFENFRLGYAAAITVVILLLTLLFAYAQLRLLRHGEE